The sequence ATATTAACCGACTCCTAAGATACTTTCTACAATATATAGCTACACCACCACCCTTTTTATCCTTCCTATCCATCCTATACAGTACGTAGTCCTTTATGTCAAAATGGGCGTCCTTGACAGATCTAAACCAGGTTTCGGATACGCAAATAACGTCAACACACGACGGTTCGAACACAGCTCTAATAATATCCATTTTTTCGATGTTCAGGCTACGCGCATTGAAATGAACAACATTAAACCCTTTTTGGCGTTTGCATAATATGTTAGCATAGCAAGGCTATTGTCTTCAATGCTATTCGAATATCTATTGTTTCCAATCACTAAAAAGAGAGGAAGTGGAGGCTAAAGCAACTTTAAATGATTGAAAACACAAATACCGTAAAAACAAATACGAACAGAAAATTTGCGCCATCTTcacataacaaaaataaaaataaatagaatacaaaaaaacaaacaaatatataaggCTAGCAAAACTGCTCCAGATCCTCTTCACATGAGATCTTTGTGGGCTGCATGGCTTTGTCGCTACCTTTATAATAATCTAAGCTTTAGGCTTAAAACgctgtaataataaataaataataataatgacatACGGAGGAAATATTTTAAGCCCCACTTACTTCCGTACGCCTTGATGTCAAAGGCCCTATAAACACCTGCATTTTCCCTCAATATCTCGAAATTTTACTTCCACTTTCCGAGATTTTATAGTATTTGTACTGATTTCCTCGCACCATTGTGCAGTTTGTTATATTATGTACCATCCATATAATTTCAGGATTGGAACTCATTCAATGTTTTACAAAATAATGCGGGGCAAACTGGTGCTCTTGACGTTGGCTATCAGCCCGGTATACAAGCGGCCCTTCAATCACAACCGAAAGTCGTAATACTGCTTGGTGCTGATTCTGGCAAAGTAACGCGAGATAAGTTGCCTAAAGATTGCTATGTTATTTATATTGGACATCACGGCGACAATGGTGCTTCAGTAGCAGATGCTGTTCTTCCTGGGTCCGCTTATACTGAAAAGCAGGCAATTTATGTTAACACAGAAGGTCGTGCGCAGCAAACTTTAGCAGCTGTCTCGCCACCTGGTATGGCGCGTGAGGAATGGAAGATTTTGAGAGCCCTTTCAGAAATTCTAGGTATGTAGGACTTACACAATTGCTATTTGCGCGTTTAAACAATTGTTCCCTTAGGGACACCTTTGCCCTATGATAATTTGGACCAACTGAGAAATCGCATTGAAGACATTGCTCCGCATTTAGTACGTTTTGGCAAATTGGAAAATTCTACATTCGGCAGTCTAAGTGAACAAGTGGCCACCGTAAGTATCATAGTTTTGTTTTTAGTTCCAAACTctgatatagttttttttttagtcgAAAGCAATTGAAAACACCAAAATAGATGTCAAGCAAAAGAAATTACGTGATTACTTCATGACTGATCCTATTTCACGTGCTTCACCAACAATGGCTAGATGCATACGCGAAGTAACCGAAGAAGAATCCAAGGAGGAACACCAGAGGCAAGCGGCTTGTTAAATATTCATCTATACATAGCAAAACTATAATaactataaaatattttaaatcaatattaaaaaaatctgCGTTGTATATAGTGTTTCTGTATGTATAAATTAGAAGAGACATATTTGGGATGTGTCCAAAGTATAGGCAACCAGAAAATCGGATATATTTAATAAACCAAGTTCCAAGTATATTAGAAAATTTAAGGATTCATAAAAGTTTGAATATTATTAAAATACGGTAATTAAACAATCTGATGTTTTGATGCTAGTCATTGGGCTTTACCACTGAATCTGTTATCAATGGCGTTCATATAATAAGTTCAAGGATGCCCGATATTGACTAAAGAAATTGCGGAAATTCGCTTCATTTTCCGAATCTGATTCATCAGTTATTTCCAATTTAACTGCAGCTGGCATTTGCGGAAAGTCTTTTCCGGTATCGACGTTAATTTTTTTTGCATCTTCCTTATCGTTAGCTTTGAATTTGATAAATTCGTCCATTGAAATGTCTGCTTCGGAATCATTAATTccgtaataaatattttttgcatcGTGGCTTTCAATTTGATTATCATTATCTTCATCATCATTCTTGAAAATAGGTTCCAATGTTGaagataaatttaatgatggcaGTACTTGTTGTAATGGTTCTGATGAGCCCAAATTGAAATTACGTTCATTCATTTCAGTTTGGCCACATAATTGATCCTCAACTGATGATGAAGTGAGTTGATTGTGAGTATTACTAAGCAAATATAAATTTGTTCAATTCTATTAAATGTGAAAAATAGTTCATAATCTTACCACATTtctgcaacaattttttttacctCCATTGAACCATCTTCATACATTGGCAAGTAGTCGCCAAAGAAATGCAATACCTGTTCTTTACAACAGTTTCCATAGTAACCTGCATATTCTGGTCGAAAATCATCTCCCAAGTGTAAAATTGAGTCATGCGGATTCTCAAATAAATCTACGGGTAGTTCTATAACTTGCTCTTCCTCCGCAACCGCCATAGCTGCGCGTCCCGAAACATCAGACTTAAGGCGTCGTTGTTGAGCTTGTACAGCTGCATAGTCATCAGACGCTTGcaatttttcttctaaaattCGTGTTTCATTTTGAAAGCTTAAAATTGTTTGAAATCGCAGGCGGCTCTTTTGGATGTTTGATAGACCACCATGAGACATAAAGCACAAATCTCCCAACATTCGATCGGCTACGTGACGATATTTAAGTTCCTCCGCCAACCGCTGCATCTGTGCGGTACCTTCCGCAGCATTCGTGTTCTCATCTTCAATTTCACCTAACAGCTGATAAGTATGTCGACGAATTTTTGCTAAAAGGTCCAGGCGGTGTcgctgaaaattttcatttttatattgcaACAGTAAATCCTCTTCCGCTTCCGGCATCGAGTTCAATCTATCAAATTTAAATTGTTCAAGATGATCGAGAAATACTGAgcgattttttattttaaatatagaaCGCGTTGTATTTAAGTAGTCCTCTAGCGCTATTAAATCAAGAAGAATAACAGTGCCATCACGATTCCAACGTAGAAAATCGCAAAAATCCATGTGGACAACTAGCcacaatttgtatggaaatggaAAGTTCAAAATGTCTTGTCTAGTAACATAAGTGTTTGCTTCAGTGGAGCTATCCATTGTAGATAAAAGTGGCAAAAAGTGGTTTTGCATATTTTAAatctatttaaatttatttattgtttgaAATGTTTTAACCGATTTCGGTGACAGAAAGGAAAACGGAAAAGGAAATTTGTTGTAAAGCAGAGTTGCAATTCGCGACATAACTTTCTGCTGCCCATTTCATACAtcttttttcttgaatttttgcCTAATATTTTtataggtaatagtctagttgaggggtcgactgctaatacgcgtcaaaaaatatcgagagaggtgtcaaaagacgcgtattaatctcgagaacaataatccgaaggcggaaaaaaaattttaacccgttaaaaagatattaacgaaaacccgaaaaaagacccgcggatACCTCCGAAagcgggggtggaatccatagtatttttgcgcagaacacctttctgcgttggcggccttcggccgcgcttataaaaaataaccctgggctacgccttgccaagtccgggtgtgtggtataaccgtggctaccgacacggtgatgcacaatttgtTTTGGGTGAacgacacaacaacaaccacatgaaaatcgccaactccaactgcaaatatctccggacagagataaaatttttcttttccgccttcggattattgttttcgagattaatacgcgtcttttgacagctctctcgatattttttgacgcgtattagcagtcgaccactcaactagactattacctttttaTATAAGACATGGCGTACATATAACGAAATTATTTATCTTCATATTCGTACTTAATTCCAAATCGTTAATTATAAAACTAAATTTgccatataaattttttcttcgATAACCGGTAATAATCtaaaaagatttagaggtgggaattttttttttccaataattTGGCCACAATTTCTAGAGTGCaatacaagccaacctaataaaaccgcactgcggttttttagcgcacgcaaacaaccggcgttttttgccttaacccaaataagcatgcgttgcgacaatgtaaagcatgtgtgcaaccgtcaaatctaaatgtcacgcagaacaaaaattggaaatcgttTCACGcattcacgcagcaaattcaatttgagttgctctcatacaatttgtatgtgcatgagacatttttgccagaaaatgacttgcgtgcgtttatattaggtggCTTGatacattgtggataagacaagtgtgataacacctgcataaacgtcaaaattacatatagaatggatcacctgattttttttgactatcgctgtcccattctgtatctctttctatcacccgctgaagatagccggccctatgcgccgccatattgaacaccctgtcaaaacgcttaaaagcagccatattgaacatcctgttaggcatttgacggataagatatcacacttgttttatccacaatggtgcAATCTCTAATTTAACGCACAAAATCAAAAAGAACGTGAAAATTTTACAGAATATAATCTAGTTCGCAGGGATGGAACAAATGTAAACACGTAGATTATCTTTTGGCGATTTATTGTAGAGTAACGCATAAACGATAAACGTGGTCTTAGAAATAACGACCGTATGGAGGTAGCGTGTTCGGGAACCACACCGAAGGTTCTGGGCTCAAGGTCAGGAAAAATCAacatcggcataaaacatatatagGTCCCAACCCACTAATTTGtaggtaaaaataaaaacaaacaaaacgcaaatcggaagagaaacaCGGTCTTAATCTTCTCGGAGGAATATCGTGacttatatttatttcatttttaataaattaaaaaaaggggTTGCTTGTGCTGGTCACGTAATTTATGGGTGATTTAAGGGGTTGatagcgcaatacaaagctttatagcttcaaggCTTCCgctacccaattgtcaacctcacctacgcgaggggagtcCTGTTACAAAATTGAATGTATCATACAgctatttagcaggcgaggatcTGGCGGCCCCAAGTTCTTCATAGAACTAGGGGTGGGGTGGGCTAATACtttaatggtgttttttttttatcggaacgcaccggatctatacccggcaaaggaccatcaacatcgataacaatccccaaatgCTTCTGGGAGTGTCTCTATCCTTAATGCAACAACGTTATTTATACATGTCCAAAATGTCGGGGGAGGTGTCAAAAGATATGTGTTAACCTCGGTAACAATGCTCCAAAGGCGGGAAGGACGGATTTTGTGTCTTTGCAAAAGATATTTGCAGAAAAAGTTGAAAGTTTTCTTgtggttgtaattttgatgattttgttatacACACATACACTTATGCAGAAAAGCGTTTTTTGTGAATGTAATTTTGATCCCCAAAGCGGTGTTGGACCTACCCAAGAtaatttttggtaatagtctaga is a genomic window of Eurosta solidaginis isolate ZX-2024a chromosome 4, ASM4086904v1, whole genome shotgun sequence containing:
- the comr gene encoding uncharacterized protein comr isoform X4, producing MYAMSYIKRLNSMPEAEEDLLLQYKNENFQRHRLDLLAKIRRHTYQLLGEIEDENTNAAEGTAQMQRLAEELKYRHVADRMLGDLCFMSHGGLSNIQKSRLRFQTILSFQNETRILEEKLQASDDYAAVQAQQRRLKSDVSGRAAMAVAEEEQVIELPVDLFENPHDSILHLGDDFRPEYAGYYGNCCKEQVLHFFGDYLPMYEDGSMEVKKIVAEMCNTHNQLTSSSVEDQLCGQTEMNERNFNLGSSEPLQQVLPSLNLSSTLEPIFKNDDEDNDNQIESHDAKNIYYGINDSEADISMDEFIKFKANDKEDAKKINVDTGKDFPQMPAAVKLEITDESDSENEANFRNFFSQYRASLNLLYERH
- the comr gene encoding uncharacterized protein comr isoform X2; this translates as MYAMSYIKSSTEANTYVTRQDILNFPFPYKLWLVVHMDFCDFLRWNRDGTVILLDLIALEDYLNTTRSIFKIKNRSVFLDHLEQFKFDRLNSMPEAEEDLLLQYKNENFQRHRLDLLAKIRRHTYQLLGEIEDENTNAAEGTAQMQRLAEELKYRHVADRMLGDLCFMSHGGLSNIQKSRLRFQTILSFQNETRILEEKLQASDDYAAVQAQQRRLKSDVSGRAAMAVAEEEQVIELPVDLFENPHDSILHLGDDFRPEYAGYYGNCCKEQVLHFFGDYLPMYEDGSMEVKKIVAEMCNTHNQLTSSSVEDQLCGQTEMNERNFNLGSSEPLQQVLPSLNLSSTLEPIFKNDDEDNDNQIESHDAKNIYYGINDSEADISMDEFIKFKANDKEDAKKINVDTGKDFPQMPAAVKLEITDESDSENEANFRNFFSQYRASLNLLYERH
- the comr gene encoding uncharacterized protein comr isoform X3 — protein: MKINNFVISLEDYLNTTRSIFKIKNRSVFLDHLEQFKFDRLNSMPEAEEDLLLQYKNENFQRHRLDLLAKIRRHTYQLLGEIEDENTNAAEGTAQMQRLAEELKYRHVADRMLGDLCFMSHGGLSNIQKSRLRFQTILSFQNETRILEEKLQASDDYAAVQAQQRRLKSDVSGRAAMAVAEEEQVIELPVDLFENPHDSILHLGDDFRPEYAGYYGNCCKEQVLHFFGDYLPMYEDGSMEVKKIVAEMCNTHNQLTSSSVEDQLCGQTEMNERNFNLGSSEPLQQVLPSLNLSSTLEPIFKNDDEDNDNQIESHDAKNIYYGINDSEADISMDEFIKFKANDKEDAKKINVDTGKDFPQMPAAVKLEITDESDSENEANFRNFFSQYRASLNLLYERH
- the comr gene encoding uncharacterized protein comr isoform X1; this translates as MQNHFLPLLSTMDSSTEANTYVTRQDILNFPFPYKLWLVVHMDFCDFLRWNRDGTVILLDLIALEDYLNTTRSIFKIKNRSVFLDHLEQFKFDRLNSMPEAEEDLLLQYKNENFQRHRLDLLAKIRRHTYQLLGEIEDENTNAAEGTAQMQRLAEELKYRHVADRMLGDLCFMSHGGLSNIQKSRLRFQTILSFQNETRILEEKLQASDDYAAVQAQQRRLKSDVSGRAAMAVAEEEQVIELPVDLFENPHDSILHLGDDFRPEYAGYYGNCCKEQVLHFFGDYLPMYEDGSMEVKKIVAEMCNTHNQLTSSSVEDQLCGQTEMNERNFNLGSSEPLQQVLPSLNLSSTLEPIFKNDDEDNDNQIESHDAKNIYYGINDSEADISMDEFIKFKANDKEDAKKINVDTGKDFPQMPAAVKLEITDESDSENEANFRNFFSQYRASLNLLYERH